Within Synechococcus sp. NB0720_010, the genomic segment AGGCTGGATCCCGGTTGATGGCTCTTGAGCACTCTGCGCTGGAGTCCCTCCCGACGGAGCTTGAGACAACCTTCAGTCGCGGTGCCCTGATCGGATGGCAACCCTCCGGGAGTCGAGAGATCCTGCCTGAGGAACCCTTCCTCGCCCTGCAGCGGCGCCTGGTGCTGGCGCAGTGCGGGCGCATTGACCCCGAGTCATTGGAGGAGGCCGAGGCAGCCGGTGCCTACCTCCAGCTGCGGTGGGTTCTGCAGGAGAACGATCCCCTGGCCATCATCGAGCGCGTCAGGCGCAGCGGGCTACGGGGTCGCGGAGGCGCCGGCTATCCCACGGGTTTGAAATGGGCCGCCGTCGCCGCCATGCCGGGGGACTCCAAGGTCGTGGTCTGCAACGCCGATGAGGGCGATCCCGGTGCCTTTATGGATCGCACGGTGATGGAGGGAGACCCCCACACCCTGCTTGAGGGGATGGTGATTGCAGCCTTCGCTGTGGGGGCAGAGCGGGGATGGATCTATGTCCGCGGTGAATACCCCCTGGCGATTGAGCGGTTGCGGCGGGGAATCGAGCAGGCCAGGCAGAGCGGTTGGCTTGGTGGCTCGGTGGGCGCTAGCGGCTTCCGTTTTGATCTGGAGCTTCGCGTGGGAGCCGGCGCCTATGTCTGCGGAGAGGAAACCGCCTTAATCCATTCGATCGAGGGACGGCGGGGTGTGCCCAGACCCCGTCCGCCCTTTCCGGCAGAGCAAGGGGTCCATGGATTCCCCACACTGATTAACAACGTCGAAACCTTCGCCAACATCCCTGCGTTGTTGCGTCTGGGACTGGAGGCCTACGGCCAAGGCACCAAGGTCTTCTCCCTGACAGGCCACGTGCAACGCAGTGGAGTCGTCGAAGTGCCCATGGGCACGAGCCTGCGCACGATTGTGGAGACGATGGCCGGTGGCCCAAAGAACGGCCATCAGATCAAGGCGGTCCAGACCGGAGGGCCATCGGGGGGCTGTGTTCCCGCCAGCCACCTGGACACCCCTGTGGATTACGAGAGCCTGCGTGAGCTCGGCACGATCATGGGCTCGGGCGGGATGGTGGTGATGGATGACACCACCGACATGGTGGATCTGGCTGCCTTCTTTATGGCCTTCTGCCGAGAAGAGTCCTGCGGCAAATGCATCCCCTGCCGCTGCGGCACGGTCCAGCTGGAGATGCTGCTGCGCAAGCTGCTGGCCGGCCATGGGACAAGCTCCGACCTAAGCCAGTTGGAGAGCCTCTGCCACACCGTTAAAGAGGCCAGTTTGTGTGGATTGGGCCAAAACGCGCCCAATCCAGTGCTGAGCAGCCTGCGTCATTACCGGGGCGACTTTCTCGCCTTGCTGCAGAGGGACCGGCGCCCATGAGCATCGTCACCCTGCGCATTGACGACCGCGATGTAGCGGTCTCATCCGGAACGACTCTCTTGGCGGCCATCCGCTCCGAGGGCCTCTCCGTTCCCACCCTTTGCGCTCTCGAGGGGGTGTCAGCGGTGGCGGCCTGCCGTCTCTGCCTGGTGGCGCTGGAAGGAACAGAGAAGCTGCAGGCCGCTTGTGTCACCAGTGTGCAGGAGGGGATGAGGGTCAAGACCAACACCCCGCAATTGGAGGAGATCCGACGTTCGGTGATCGAAATGCTGTTCACCGAGGGGAACCATGTCTGTGCGATCTGTGTCGCCAATGGGGATTGTGAACTTCAGGACCTGGCGGTGCAGGTGGGCATGGATCACAGCCGCCTCCCCTATCGATTTCCAGAGCGGTCAGTGGATCTTTCCCACGCGCGATTTGGCTTGGATCACAACCGCTGCATTCTCTGCACCCGTTGCGTTCGGGTATGCGATGAAGTGGAGGGCGCCCACGTCTGGGATGTGGGCTGGCGGGGCGAGCAGTGCCAGATCATCTCCGGCCTGGCTGAGCCCTGGGGGGAGGTCCAGGCCTGCACCGATTGCGGCAAGTGCGTGGAGGTCTGCCCCACCGGTGCCCTCTTCCACAAGGGGGACAACAGCGCAGAAAAGCACGGTCATCCAGAGCGGCTCCAGGCCCTGGTCGAGGCACGCACCCATCAGCACTGGCAGCCATGAGCACCTCCTCCCCCCGCAAGCGTCTGGCCACGGTTTGGTTGGCGGGTTGTTCGGGCTGCCATATGTCGTTTCTCGATCTCGATGAATGGCTCCTGGAGCTCGCCGAGCAAGCCGACATCGTCTACAGCCCGGTGGGATCGGACCAGAAGCTCTATCCCACAAATGTCGACATCGCCCTCGTGGAGGGAGGGGTCGCCAACGAGGACAACCTGGAACTGCTGCTGCAGGTGAGGGCCAACTCACAAATCCTGGTGAGCTTTGGCGATTGCGCCATCACGGCCAACGTCCCAGGGATGCGCAACATGCTCCAGGGCGCCGATCCCGTGCTCCGGCGCGGCTACCTGGATCTAGCCGACAGCAGCGCCCAACGCCCCCATGCACCAGGTCTCATCCCTGAGCTCCTCGATCGGGTCCTGCCAGTCCATGAGTTGGTCGCCGTGGAGATGTTCCTGCCGGGATGTCCGCCCAGTGCGGCGCAGATCCGATCAGCGCTAGAGGCACTGCTGCAGGATCAGCGGCCTCCGCTCCAGGCCAACCGGGAGATCCGTTTTGGCTGAAGCGAGCCAGCAACGGCGCCGGATTCAGATCGATCCAGTGACCCGAATCGAAGGTCACGCCAAGATCTCGATCCAGCTCGATGCCTCGGGGGCGGTGGAGACGGCCCGCTTCCACGTCACTGAATACCGCGGTTTTGAGACGTTCTGCGAGGGCAGACCCTTCACCGAGATGGCCGCCATCACGGCCCGGATCTGCGGGATCTGTCCGGTCAGTCATCTGCTGACCGCAGCCAAAACCGGAGACAAGATCCTCGGGGTCTCGATCCCCCCTACGGCGGAGAAGCTGCGCCGCCTCATGAACTTGGCGCAGATCACCCAATCGCACGCCCTGTCCTTCTTTCACCTCAGCAGTCCCGATTTCCTCTTGGGCTGGAACAGTGATCCGGCACGACGCAACATCTTTGGTCTGATCGCGGCGAACCCTGATCTGGCCCGCAGTGGAATCCGCCTACGTCAATTCGGCCAGGGCGTCATCGAGGCCTTGGGGGGGCGCAAAATCCATGCCGCCTGGGCCGTCCCGGGGGGAGTACGCAGCCCGTTAGCGATCGAGACCCGCGATCAAATCCGAGCCGGACTGCCCGAGGCCTTCGCCGTTGTCGAGCAGGGGCTGAGGGTGTTCAAAGAGTTGCTCGATCGTCAACTGCGTGAAGAACTCGAGGTCTTTGGCCACTTTCCCTCGCTCTTTGTGGGGTTGATCGGCCATGGCGATCGCTGGGAGCACACCAGTGGATCCCTCTGCCAGGGCATCCGGGTCATCGATAGCCAAGGTGGCGTGCTTGCCGATGGCTTGCGGGAAGACGACTACGCCTCCTTCATCGCCGAAGCGGTGGAACCTTGGAGCTACCTCAAATTCCCCTACTACCGGCCCTTAGGCCTGGAGGCCGGGAGTTATCGCGTCGGCCCCCTGGCCCGGCTGAACCTCTGCACGCGGATTGGCACGGAACGGGCCGATCGCGAGTTGCTGGAGTTCCGCCAACGGGGGGGGCGCGTGGTGACGGCCTCGTTCCTCTATCACCTGGCTCGCTTGGTGGAGATCCTGGCCTGCCTTGAGCAGATGGAGCAGCTGATGGATGATCCCGAGCTGTGCTCCCCCCACGTGCGCGCCCGAGCAGAGGTCAACTGCCTGGAGGCCGTGGGCGTGAGTGAGGCACCCCGCGGCACCCTGCTGCACCACTACCGGGTGGATGCCAATGGGCTGATTGAGAAGGTGAATCTGATCATTGCCACCGGCCAGAACAACGGGGCGATGAATCGCACGGTGACCCAGATCGCCAGGCATTACCTCACCCCAACGCAGACCCAGGCGGCCCAGCTCAACGAGGCACTGCTCAACCGCATCGAAGCGGGGATTCGTTGCTTCGATCCGTGCCTGTCCTGCAGCACACATGCCGCAGGAGCCATGCCCCTGCAGGTGCAGCTGTTGAGTGCAGAGGGAGATCTACTCCAGGAGCTGACACGCGAATGAGCACTGCGCTGAAGCCCCTTGTGATTGGCATCGGCAACCTGCAGAGGGGTGATGACAGCGCCGGCTATCGCATCGCTGCTGCCCTGCAGGACGAGTTAGCGGTGCCCTGCCGGGTGATTGCGAGCCACCAGCTCATGCCGGAGTTTGCGGAGCCGATTGCCACCGCAAGTCGGGTGTTGTTCATCGACTCCACCATCGATCCCGAACGATGTTCGCGCTGGTCCTCTCCCCAACTCGAGCCCCTGGGGTGCCTCCCCCTGACGAAGACGTCCTTGAGCCATCAGGGCACCCCCCACGATCTCTTGGCCCTGGCTGAGGCCTTGTACAGCTCGCGACCACCGGCCTGGCAGCTACTGATCCCCTCCCTGCATTGGGAGCATGGAATGGAACTCTCCCCCTTGACCTCAACAGCAGCGGCCATGGCCGTGCCCCTGGTCCGCGCCTGGGGATCAGGTCATGCATGAGTTAGCGCTGATCGATGAGCTCTGCCGCATCGCCCAACAGGCGGCCAGGGATCAGGGAGCCAGCACGATCCATTCGCTCCTGTTGCGAATCGGCAACCTCTCCGGCGTGGATGCGGAAGCGTTGCGTCAGGCCTTTGCCGTGGTGGCGACAGCCCCCCCCTGGAGCAGCACTCGTCTTGAGCTGGAGGTGGTGAGAACCCGTTGTTTCTGCGCTCACTGCCGCGAGGCCTTTCGGCCAACGGATCTGATTCATCAGTGCAGCCGCTGCGGTGCGCTCTCCATCGACGTTCTCGAGGGCCGCGAGCTTGAGCTGGTTTCGATGGAGGTCTCCTGATGTGTGGCCAGTGCGGCTGTGAGCAGGGTGCTCCACTCACACCAGAGCCAACGCGGATCGTTCTCCAACGCAACCTGCTGGAGCGCAATGAGCAACAGGCCTTGCACAACCGAATCCACTTCGAGCGACACGGTTTGCTCGCGGTGAATCTGGTCTCCGCACCGGGATCAGGCAAGACCGCCTTGCTCGAGCAGCTGGCGCGCCAGTGGCCGCGACCACCCATCGGGGTGATCGTTGGCGATTTGGCCACCGATAACGACGCCCAGCGTCTGAAGAGTGCAGGGGCACGCTCTGTGCAGATCCAGACAGGCGATCTCTGCCATCTGGAGGCTGATCTGGTGGCTCGCGCCTTTGATCAGCTGGAGACCAGGGGGATGGATCTCTTGATGATCGAGAACGTCGGCAATCTCGTCTGCCCCACGGCTTTTGCGTTGGGGGAACACCTGCGGATCGCCTTGATCTCGGTCACCGAGGGTGAGGACAAACCCCTGAAATACCCGACCCTCTTCAAAAGTGTCGATGCAGTGCTGATCAACAAGATCGACCTGGAGGAGGTGGTGGGCTTTGATCGCCGCGCCGCCCTCGCCAATCTCAGGGACACGGCTCCCCAGGCAGAGGTCTTTGCCATCTCTGCTCGATCGGGAGTCGGGGTAGAGGCTGTCATGGCCTGGCTGCAGGATGAGCAGCGGAACTGAGTGGGCGCTGCAGCTGCAGCTCAGTGGGCGGGTGCAGGGCATTGGGTTTCGCCCGGCCATCCATCGCAGGGCCACACGACTGGGGCTGGGTGGCTGGGTCGCTAACAACACAAGCGGCGTGATCCTGGAGCTGCATGGCTCGAGGCCTCAACTCGAGGTGTTTCTCAAACAGCTGCTGAGGGATCCCCCAACACACAGTCGGATGGACCAGGTGCAGCCGGGTTGGCGGCAGATCCCCTGCGGCAAGCGACCGTTCCGGATTGTGCCCTCCCAGCCGTCACCGGGTTCCTCGGCACTGATCGCACCAGATCTGGCCCTCTGCAGGGCATGCCTGGCCGAGCTTCTGGATCCGAGCAACCGACGCTTCGGCTATCCCTTCATCAGTTGCGCCCAGTGCGGACCGCGCTACAGCCTCCTGCAGACGTTGCCGTTTGAGCGGGACAACACCAGCTTCTCCGCCTTCCCGCCGTGCCCCACCTGCGCTGCGGAATACGCCAATCCCGAGGACCGCCGCTTTCATGCTCAGACGATTAGCTGCCCGGCCTGCGGACCAAGCCTGAGCTGGAACCAAAGGATTGCGGACTACGGGGAAGGCCTGCAGGCCGCGACGCAGCTACTGCGGGCAGGCGGCATCCTCGCCCTGCAGGGGGTCGGTGGCTTTCAACTCCTGGCTGATCCAACCCACGGCCAAGCGTTGGCCAGGCTGCGGAGCAGAAAGGGGCGGCCTGAAAAACCCCTGGCCCTACTGAGCAGCAGAGTAGCGCTCGAGGAGATCTGTCGACCATCAGAGCCTGAACTGGAGCTCTGGCAGTCCCCTCTCGCCCCGATCGTGCTGATGCGCCGTAGCCCTGATGCTGGTGTGGATGCACGGGTGGCGGGATCAAGTCCCTGGTTGGGGGTGATGCGCCCGGCCAGTGGCTTGCAACAGCTCTTGCTCGAGCACGTTGATTCCCCCTTGGTCTGCACCAGCGCCAATCGTTCCGGGGAGCCGATTGCGGCCGATGTCAACGCCGATGAGGCCTTGCTCGCCTCCCTGGCGGATGGTGTGCTGAGTCATGGATTGCGCATCGTCAACCGCATCGACGACAGCGTGATGCGCTGGGCCGCCGGTGCCCCCCTAGTGCTGCGGCTCGGGCGTGGTCTCGCGCCCCTCGCCCTTCCAACCCAAGCCCAGCCATGCTCCGCTCCGGTGCAACTGGCCGTGGGTGCACAAGTCAAAGGTGCTTTTGCGCTACAGCTGAAGACGCATCGGGTGTTGAGCCCCGATCTTGGTGATCTCTCCAGTCGCTGCGGTGCCGAGCATTTCGAGAGCACTAGCCGCACCTGGATGCGGCGCCACGCCGTCACTCCAAGGTGGATTGTGAGTGATCGCCACCGGAGCTACAGCTCCAGTGCCTACGCCGAACACCTCAGCCAGTCCCTTCCAGCGAGGCGACTGCAGGTGCAGCATCACCAGGCCCATCTGCTGGCGGTGATGGCCGAACACGGCCTGAGCGGAGCGCAATGCGGACTGGCCTGGGATGGATCTGGACTTGGAGATGACGGCACGATCTGGGGCGGGGAAGCCCTGGAGCTTGAAGGCGACGGCTACCGGCGGGTCGCCACCCTTCGCTCATTCCCATTGCCAGGAGGCGAGCGCGCCCTACGGGAACCGCGAAGGGCGGCCCTGGGGATGCTGCTGGAGGCCTATGGACCCAACTGGCGAGCCAGGCTGCAGCCACTGGAGACGCCCTGGTGGTCCGCATTCCCTGAGGCGGATCGTGCGCTACTGGAACAGAGCCTGGTCTGCGGTGTGAATCGCCATCGCTGCTCCAGCATGGGGCGGCTGTTTGATGGCTTCGCGGCCTTGCTTGGGGTGCAGCAAACCTGCAGCTTCGAGGCCCAGGCGGCGATGGCACTCGAGGGGTTGGCGACCCAGGCACTGGAGAGGGGAGAGGCCTCGCCGACTTACCCCCTGCCGCTGGAGTGGTCTGCCGCTGAAGGGATCTGGGTGTGGAACTGGGCGCCACTGCTCGAGGCCGTTCTGAATGGCTTGGGGGAGCACATCTCCCCGGCCGCGCTCTCACTGGCGTTTCACCAAAGCCTGGCCCAGGCGGTCGTGAACCTGGCGCAGTCCCAGGGCGTTGATCAACTGCTTCTGGCGGGGGGCTGCTTCCAGAACAAGTTGCTCTTGGAACGTTGCGTTCTGGGCCTGCAACAGGTCGGTGTCCGTGCGCTTTGGTGTCAGCAACTGCCCTGCAATGACGCCAGCCTCCCGATCGGTCAGCTGCTGGCTGTGCCGCAGATCTGAGGCAGCGGCCAACGGGCGCCAAAACCCCATATAGAACGAGCTGAACGCCACTAGGAAGGCATGTGCCTGGCCGTCGCTGGTGAGTTAGTCAGCAGCAATCACCACCCCGACCCCCTCTGGCGTGTGGGGGATGTTTCCTTTGCAGGGGTCCTGCGCCAGGTCAGCCTGGCCTGCGTCCCGACGGCTCAGATCGGGGACCAGCTGCTGGTGCATGTCGGGGTGGCTCTGAAGGTGATGGAGCCGGAGCGATGAGGCTGCAGCTGGGCAGATGAGTGAATGCGTCGCTTTGCTCGAGCAAATACGGGGCTGCTGCAGCCAGCGCTGGACAGTGATGGAGGTCTGCGGCGGTCAGACCCATGCCCTACTGCGCCATGGGCTGGATCGGCTGCTGGAGGACTCGATCGAGCTGATCCACGGGCCTGGCTGCCCGGTCTGTGTGACAGACAGCGAACGCATTGATCAGGCCATTGCTTTGGTCAAAAAGCCTGAGGTCACGCTCTGCTCCTACGGCGACATGCTTCGAGTGCCTGGTAGCGATGGGAGCAATCTGCTGGGGTGCCGATCGGAAGGTGCCGATGTACGCGTGATCTACTCCCCCCTTGATGTGCTGGAGATCGCAAGGCGGGAAACGGATCGTCAGGTGGTGTTTCTGGCGGTGGGCTTTGAGACCACGGCCCCCGCGACGGGCCTACTGGTTCAACAGGCCCATAAGCAGAGGCTCACGAATCTTCGACTGTTGATGGCCCATGTCCGGGTTGCGCCAGCACTGGATCAATTGCTCGGGGACCCGGCCTGCACTGTGCAGGGCTTACTGGCTGCTGGACACGTCTGTGCGGTCATGGGAGAGGCTGAGTACGTGGATCTGGCGGCGCAACACAGACGCCCGATCGTGATGACTGGGTTCAGCCCGGAGGCATTGCTACGAGGGATTTTGTGCTGCATCAAGCAGCTGGAGGAAGGACGCCATGACCTCAGGAATGCCTACGAGGCGGTCGTCGATCAGGGGGGGAACAGGGACGCTCGCCGGTTGATTGAGACCGTCTTTGAACCCGTCGACAGGGTGTGGCGAGGTCTCGGGGTCATCGGCAAAGGCGGATATCGGTTGCGTGACCCTTATTCAGCTCTGGCGATGGAGCCGGAGGAGCTGGACGGACAGCCCTACGGCAATGGGCAATGCCCAAGTGGTCAGGTTCTCAGGGGCTTGATGCGGCCAGGCGAGTGTCCAAGCTTTGGAGACGCCTGCACTCCCGCTCACCCATTGGGGGCACCGATGGTCTCAAGCGAGGGGGCCTGTGCCGCCTATTTCAGGTTTCATCACTGAGCGATGCAGCCACCCGACGGAAGAATCCAGATGGGGCATGGGGGTGGCGGCCGCCTAATGCGGGAGCTGATCACCGAGTTGGTGGTGCCAAAGCTCGGCCACCAGAAGAACGTCCTGCATGATGCGGCACTCCTCTACACACCCGGCCCGCAACTGGCGTTCAGCACAGACTCCTATGTGGTGAGGCCCTTGTTCTTCCCCGGGGGAGACATCGGACGACTTGCGGTCTATGGAAGCGTGAACGACCTGGCCATGGCGGGGGCAAGACCACTCGCCCTGAGCCTGTCGCTGATCATCGAGGAGGGTCTTGAAGTCGACTGTCTGGCTCGGGTGATCGATTCAGTGGGCGAGGCCTGCCGAGGCATCGGCGTGGAGGTGATCACCGGAGACACAAAGGTGGTGGAACGGGGAAAGGGTGATGGGTTGTTCATCAACAGCACAGCCATTGGAGTGGTGGAACACCCGCTGAACATCAGTCCAAGCGCCATCAGGCCAGGTGATGCCGTCATCGTCAGTGGCGACCTTGGGCGCCACGGAGTAGCCGTGCTGTCGGCGCGCGCTGAGTTGGGTTTGAGGAGCCCAATCGAGAGTGATCTGGCCTGCCTGCTGGAGCCGGTGATGGAGCTACTGGCAGCCGGAGTGGAGCTGCACTGCCTTCGTGATCTGACGAGGGGGGGCTTGGCGAGTGCAAGCGATGAGATCGCAAGAAGTGGTCAGTGCACCCTGCAGCTCGAGCAGCAGCGCATTCCAGTGCATCCAAGCGTGAACGCGGCCTGCGAGGTCCTTGGGCTCGATCCAATAGCAATGGCGAACGAGGGTCGGATGCTGGTGATCTGCCCTGCCGGGCAGGTGGGTCTTGCCTTGACGGTGCTTCAGCGATATCAACCAGAAGCAGCAAGGGTTGGCACGGTTGGAAAGAGATGGGCCGATGGATCATCTCTAGACGTGCGCTATCCGGTCAGCTTGATCAGCGAGCTGGGGGTGAATTGCCCAGTGGTTCTCGCTGAAGGGGAGCAGATACCGAGAATCTGTTGAGCGCAGAGGGACGTGAAACGGAGAGATCGGCTGCAGATGCAATGCAGATGTGATCAAAAACGAAAAGAGCAAAGAATCAAAGTCACACTTGAGTGATGCTTGAAGGACCTCGTGGACAGACCGATCACAGTGCAGCTCAACAAACAGGAAGCGCGACTACTCTTCAACACAATCCAGGCGAGATCACGTTATCGGCCAATAAAGCACCCCTACGGCCGGGTGGTATGGCAACCGTGGATGGGGGTGCTGCTAAAGAAACTCAGCCAGGCATTGGCCGAGGAAGGAGTCGTAGACGCAGCGTAGAAAGAAGCGTGGTGCCAACCAACATCAAAGAAGAAGTGAAAAGCTGACCACAAGCGAGCAGAAGGTAACGCTCAACGCCGCAATGATGCCGCGATTCCGGAAGGAAATAGGCGAGGCGAAGAATGAAACCAAGAAACAGAAGAACGCGTGCAAGACTGCCCGGGCTGGGCCAGGCAAAAGCACGTCCGAAGGCCAAGAAGACGAAGGTGCAGCAAATCAGATTCGATGGCGCGGGAGATCGGATACAGGGGAGGAGAAAGAGGGCGGTCAATGACTAGAAAGAAGTCGAGAGAGGATCGCTCATGTACAGAACGAACCTGTGCGACTACCACCATCACGTCACAAAGACAGGCCATAGCATTCACCACCGCGGCTACATAGAGTCCTTCCTAGTCAAGACAAACGGGCAACAAGGAAGCAGTGTCGACTTGAAATGGAGAAGGTCAAAGACGGCCCCGATCGGCCTCAATGACGAAAACCACAGAGCCCGTGGGACACAAACAGGGGCGCTCCAAACAGGGCGTCCAGGAAGACGCTGATCACCAAGAACCGTTGCGGTGCGATCGAACTCAAGGAAAGGCAGCGACGTCAGGGGAGCCTGCCGTGGCGGCAGGTCCCGCGGTGGTGCAGATTGGATGTAGACGCACCCAAGGGATGCCATGTCTGCGGCAGGGCTACGGGGAACAGCTAAAAACGGCTGGGGAATAACAGGGGTTCTTCTTGGCACATCGGTACTGGTACACACCCAGGTCGACAGCCGTTACCTGAGTGACTTCGCTCTGCGATCACCGCCATGGGCGTTCTTGGTAGCAGTTGCAGGGATATTGGTGCTGAACCATTGGCAGGAAAGCCTTCTCCTGATTGCGTCCATGGGCATGCAAGGATCGTTCCTGATCACTCAGGAAATCGACCTAACGCAAAACGAATGGACTCTGTTGGTCCTGCGCCGGCTTGTATTGGACGCGGTGTGCATCTGGGCTGCATATTTGAGAAGCCAACTGGAGCAGAAGCACTCCGAGCAGGTGAAGCAGCAAGGCCGCCTGCAATCAAAGCTGGAGCAAAGCCTGAGAGCCTCAATACTTGCTCATGAAATACGGCAACCGCTGAGTCACGTAATTATTGAGTGCAAATTACTGTGCTTCCGCACAGCACAGAAATCTGATTTACCAACAAAAGTCAGAACAGAGATCAGACAAATCCAGCAAAGCGCCGAGGAGGTCGATCAGCTGGTGGGAACAGTCACACGCCTATTGCGAGAGGACAAGAAGAGTTTCGAAACAGTCGACGTAACAAGTTTGGTTGAAAACCGCTTAAAAAGGTGGAAGCACAAAGAAGAGAATACCAAGATCGATATTGAGTTCAAACGCAGCATGAACCATCAATGTGTACACGGGGACAAGGATCAGCTCCTAATAGCGGTCGATAATCTACTGAAGAATGCAAGCGATGCCGCCAATAAGAACTACAGACGAAAACGTAGGATTCAAGTCTCGGTTACTCGAAAGAGAGGCAATGTCCTGTTGCAGGTCGCCGATAGCGGGAAGGGACTGCCAAGCAAGAGAAGTCAGGAACTACTCCTTGAGAGCAAGGGCGACAGTGGGATGGGCGTTGGAATTTTGTGTGTAGAGACAATTGCTTTAGGGCACAGCGGGGAGCTCATCCTGGGCAGCTCCAAACAACTTGGCGGTGCACAGATATGCCTGAGTCTTCCAGCTAATCCATGTGCCCCCAGCGCCAACAACGATAAAGCGTGGCAATCCGAACAAGTTCAGAACCACTGATTCCGAGCTTAGAAGCAACACCTTTACGATAAGTCTCAACGGTAGCCAATGACAGATTGAGCTCTACTGCTATTTCCTTATTAAGGAGGCCTCGGCCGAGGGCCTCGATGACACGCTGCTCCCTGGGGCTCAAGGTAGTGATCGCCCTAAGATGCTGCTCGCATCCCGGCAAAGGCAAATAGAGATCATCCGTTCGGTGGCGCCACCATGACTGGAGAACCTCGAGCATGGAGTCCCAAGCCTGTGACTTATTGACAATGCCGATTGTGAAAGGCTGTAGATCCGTTGGCGCCAGAAACTCTTCGGCCAGGGCAGTCACAAAAAGGAGCGCCGCGTTGGGATTAAGCTGAAGCAAGAGGTCCGCAGCGGGGCGGTAGGAATCGCCACCAAGCTGGACATCAATAACAAGAAGATCTGGAGGAGAGGCGCGAATCAGATCGCAGGCAGTATCAACGGTACAGCTAACCCCGAGAACATTAAAGCCAGCGACC encodes:
- a CDS encoding NuoF family protein, encoding MRSGLRFCTSTSCRSRGSEGLLQHCAAVASQDEAGLSVKGVGCLGPCSEGPLMVIDTEAGSRLMALEHSALESLPTELETTFSRGALIGWQPSGSREILPEEPFLALQRRLVLAQCGRIDPESLEEAEAAGAYLQLRWVLQENDPLAIIERVRRSGLRGRGGAGYPTGLKWAAVAAMPGDSKVVVCNADEGDPGAFMDRTVMEGDPHTLLEGMVIAAFAVGAERGWIYVRGEYPLAIERLRRGIEQARQSGWLGGSVGASGFRFDLELRVGAGAYVCGEETALIHSIEGRRGVPRPRPPFPAEQGVHGFPTLINNVETFANIPALLRLGLEAYGQGTKVFSLTGHVQRSGVVEVPMGTSLRTIVETMAGGPKNGHQIKAVQTGGPSGGCVPASHLDTPVDYESLRELGTIMGSGGMVVMDDTTDMVDLAAFFMAFCREESCGKCIPCRCGTVQLEMLLRKLLAGHGTSSDLSQLESLCHTVKEASLCGLGQNAPNPVLSSLRHYRGDFLALLQRDRRP
- the hoxU gene encoding bidirectional hydrogenase complex protein HoxU, whose translation is MSIVTLRIDDRDVAVSSGTTLLAAIRSEGLSVPTLCALEGVSAVAACRLCLVALEGTEKLQAACVTSVQEGMRVKTNTPQLEEIRRSVIEMLFTEGNHVCAICVANGDCELQDLAVQVGMDHSRLPYRFPERSVDLSHARFGLDHNRCILCTRCVRVCDEVEGAHVWDVGWRGEQCQIISGLAEPWGEVQACTDCGKCVEVCPTGALFHKGDNSAEKHGHPERLQALVEARTHQHWQP
- a CDS encoding oxidoreductase, giving the protein MSTSSPRKRLATVWLAGCSGCHMSFLDLDEWLLELAEQADIVYSPVGSDQKLYPTNVDIALVEGGVANEDNLELLLQVRANSQILVSFGDCAITANVPGMRNMLQGADPVLRRGYLDLADSSAQRPHAPGLIPELLDRVLPVHELVAVEMFLPGCPPSAAQIRSALEALLQDQRPPLQANREIRFG
- a CDS encoding Ni/Fe hydrogenase subunit alpha, whose protein sequence is MAEASQQRRRIQIDPVTRIEGHAKISIQLDASGAVETARFHVTEYRGFETFCEGRPFTEMAAITARICGICPVSHLLTAAKTGDKILGVSIPPTAEKLRRLMNLAQITQSHALSFFHLSSPDFLLGWNSDPARRNIFGLIAANPDLARSGIRLRQFGQGVIEALGGRKIHAAWAVPGGVRSPLAIETRDQIRAGLPEAFAVVEQGLRVFKELLDRQLREELEVFGHFPSLFVGLIGHGDRWEHTSGSLCQGIRVIDSQGGVLADGLREDDYASFIAEAVEPWSYLKFPYYRPLGLEAGSYRVGPLARLNLCTRIGTERADRELLEFRQRGGRVVTASFLYHLARLVEILACLEQMEQLMDDPELCSPHVRARAEVNCLEAVGVSEAPRGTLLHHYRVDANGLIEKVNLIIATGQNNGAMNRTVTQIARHYLTPTQTQAAQLNEALLNRIEAGIRCFDPCLSCSTHAAGAMPLQVQLLSAEGDLLQELTRE
- a CDS encoding hydrogenase maturation nickel metallochaperone HypA, giving the protein MHELALIDELCRIAQQAARDQGASTIHSLLLRIGNLSGVDAEALRQAFAVVATAPPWSSTRLELEVVRTRCFCAHCREAFRPTDLIHQCSRCGALSIDVLEGRELELVSMEVS
- the hypB gene encoding hydrogenase nickel incorporation protein HypB, giving the protein MCGQCGCEQGAPLTPEPTRIVLQRNLLERNEQQALHNRIHFERHGLLAVNLVSAPGSGKTALLEQLARQWPRPPIGVIVGDLATDNDAQRLKSAGARSVQIQTGDLCHLEADLVARAFDQLETRGMDLLMIENVGNLVCPTAFALGEHLRIALISVTEGEDKPLKYPTLFKSVDAVLINKIDLEEVVGFDRRAALANLRDTAPQAEVFAISARSGVGVEAVMAWLQDEQRN
- the hypF gene encoding carbamoyltransferase HypF, with amino-acid sequence MSSGTEWALQLQLSGRVQGIGFRPAIHRRATRLGLGGWVANNTSGVILELHGSRPQLEVFLKQLLRDPPTHSRMDQVQPGWRQIPCGKRPFRIVPSQPSPGSSALIAPDLALCRACLAELLDPSNRRFGYPFISCAQCGPRYSLLQTLPFERDNTSFSAFPPCPTCAAEYANPEDRRFHAQTISCPACGPSLSWNQRIADYGEGLQAATQLLRAGGILALQGVGGFQLLADPTHGQALARLRSRKGRPEKPLALLSSRVALEEICRPSEPELELWQSPLAPIVLMRRSPDAGVDARVAGSSPWLGVMRPASGLQQLLLEHVDSPLVCTSANRSGEPIAADVNADEALLASLADGVLSHGLRIVNRIDDSVMRWAAGAPLVLRLGRGLAPLALPTQAQPCSAPVQLAVGAQVKGAFALQLKTHRVLSPDLGDLSSRCGAEHFESTSRTWMRRHAVTPRWIVSDRHRSYSSSAYAEHLSQSLPARRLQVQHHQAHLLAVMAEHGLSGAQCGLAWDGSGLGDDGTIWGGEALELEGDGYRRVATLRSFPLPGGERALREPRRAALGMLLEAYGPNWRARLQPLETPWWSAFPEADRALLEQSLVCGVNRHRCSSMGRLFDGFAALLGVQQTCSFEAQAAMALEGLATQALERGEASPTYPLPLEWSAAEGIWVWNWAPLLEAVLNGLGEHISPAALSLAFHQSLAQAVVNLAQSQGVDQLLLAGGCFQNKLLLERCVLGLQQVGVRALWCQQLPCNDASLPIGQLLAVPQI
- a CDS encoding HypC/HybG/HupF family hydrogenase formation chaperone; its protein translation is MCLAVAGELVSSNHHPDPLWRVGDVSFAGVLRQVSLACVPTAQIGDQLLVHVGVALKVMEPER